The Oscarella lobularis chromosome 12, ooOscLobu1.1, whole genome shotgun sequence genome window below encodes:
- the LOC136194236 gene encoding apoptosis inhibitor 5-like has product MTTVEELYKKYETLDQAGAEAGKHADAYKSILAAVKGSEGEKRLAPGFIAKFFKHFPTLADNAIDALLDLCEEETLSIRKMAIKALPNLCSSDNLEHLPRISDVLTQLLQCEDDSELKVVREALITLFKLSAKGTLTGVFSQIMSGEESAREQAIKFLKTTMPRLIPQFLHKDEDAEKFFLAESKKVLTGEVNSQEFDVFMSLIPILKISSKADVIQELADVVAKQAGLTSDFQPSEGDHIHKLIVCLKAALPLYQKGASVSTPLLYLCTSVLPALERVSEEGEMRLGLLQLTAEMSPLASDKDMAEVCVAPVYDLLLVYCPPAPENVGEEKPGSGPNVQFSFVECLLFSLQQFAKLCPGFLDAEKLTVLRQRLQYLARCCQLYTTQLKAAIRVKTAEQRKKPENHVKVVALKTTSNISALIKDFFRSPPTLKIVVTPSWTAKATEEKTKVLSVKTETTSTVNGKSTTKRSISPIQFDKSSDDSSAKKKVRPSTDLYAPPSGRFSKDIGDAPAQATTRGRGSGFRGGRSWRGRGRGGWRGGRGWGRRY; this is encoded by the exons aTGACGACGGTCGAAGAATTGTACAAAAAGTACGAAACTCTAGATCAAGCTGGAGCCGAAGCTGGCAAG CACGCGGACGCCTACAAGAGCATCTTGGCGGCGGTAAAAGGCAGCGAAGGCGAGAAACGCCTCGCACCGGGCTTCATCGCGAAGTTCTTCAAGCATTTTCCGACGTTGGCCGACAACGCGATCGACGCCCTCCTCGATTTATGCGAAGAGGAGACGCTCAGC ATTCGAAAAATGGCGATCAAGGCTCTACCGAATTTATGCAGTAGCGACAACTTGGAACATCTTCCACGCATATCAGACGTTCTCACGCAGCTCCTACAGTGCG AGGATGACAGCGAGTTGAAAGTAGTTCGAGAAGCGCTAATAACTCTCTTCAAACTCAGTGCCAAAG GCACGCTTACCGGCGTTTTCAGTCAGATAATGTCCGGCGAAGAGTCGGCTCGTGAGCAGGCGATCAAATTTCtcaagacgacgatgccGCGACTCATTCCACAATTTCTCCACAAGGACGAAGATGcggagaaattttttctggCTGAATCTAAAAAA gTTTTGACGGGCGAAGTGAACAGTCAAGAATTCGACGTTTTTATGAGTTTAATTCCtattttgaaaatttccagcaaagctgacgtcatacaGGAACTCGCTGACGTTGTAGCAAAGCAAGCGGGACTCACAAGCGATTTTCAG cCTAGTGAAGGAGATCATATTCATAAATTGATTGTCTGTCTCAAAGCGGCTCTTCCGTTATATCAG AAAGGAGCGTCTGTGAGTACGCCTCTCTTATATTTGTGTACGAGCGTGTTGCCGGCTTTGGAACGCGTTTCCGAAGAGGGAGAAATGAGACTCGGTTTGCTTCAATTGACGGCGGAAATGAGCCCCTTGGCTTCGGACAAAGACATGGCGGAAGTGTGCGTAGCACCCGTATATGATCTTCTATTG GTCTATTGTCCTCCTGCTCCTGAAAATGTTGGAGAAGAGAAACCCGGAAGTGGGCCCAATGTCCAATTTTCTTTCGTTGAAtgtctccttttctctcttcagcAATTTGCTAAATTG TGTCCCGGTTTTCTGGATGCTGAAAAGTTGACCGTTCTCCGTCAACGACTCCAATACTTGGCACGATGTTGCCAATTGTACACGACCCAACTAAAGGCGGCAATCCGCGTGAAAACGGCGGAACAACGCAAGAAACCTGAG aatcacGTGAAAGTGGTTGccttgaaaacgacgagcaacATCAGCGCTCTCATCAAGGACTTCTTCCGCTCGCCACCCACTCTAAAGATCGTCGTGACGCCGTCTTGGACAGCCAAGGCAACAGAGGAAAAGACAAAG GTTCTTTCCGTcaagacggagacgacgtcgacggtgaacggcaagtcgacgacgaaacgttcgATTAGTCCCATTCAATTCGACAAATCATCGGACGACTCTtcagcgaaaaagaaagtgcGACCGTCTACGGATCTCTATGCGCCTCCGAGCGGGCGATTTAGCAAGGATATAGGCGATGCGCCCGCGCAGGCGACGACACGTGGACGTGGGAGCGGATTTCGAGGGGGGAGGAGTTGGAGAGGGCGTGGTCGCGGAGGATGGCGTGGGGGAAGAGGTTGGGGTAGACGGTATTAG
- the LOC136194141 gene encoding uncharacterized protein — protein MSSPFSPKPLLEALKNRKADVKSMRSLVAQLRSGMGKKMRVGAPIVAKVAVDLLYNAATTRPSDANDIKRLAIDVIASAEAVASDEAMEFRKLLLIVDVTNEATKRCEAMRACIHLLRAKRLVFNLVECHRLAMTFVNLFKNSSCGPEMNHVIEMAGKLSSSLVAWCKSQKAAENSKSLVELLQKVGLYSLHAEWSARVDDEQGLRVLARLILSVPLEEVKSTSAVLLKNLIRLWANEIKKREKWKFVFNVYLKNASREFTKEEVEGLIVLANYELDCFMKLDALVACDYLLNEMIKFYSCIDEKMELVRALIKRSQVTMTLEKLSLAIELCSKAMRILRENDLEESVGDEMALCHLWLSLYKYEQLDKDTGTVKTLTFDDDDDDDDDAMKGFYWNLKEALEIWETLPSCHSIESTVTCLKIAASLFSLFLQPIFAVRCCFLAWTFSQRSEEESLGYSALVLAASILRANGEVERAYDLIKATQEHLAESDEIAARIEESKILVLLGKLDDAEAVLVPLLECLRNEEHRTENVRIAEAQLLGILSDLIGGIESQSNVDSSLVDWLREELQIDAVEPVDVLHYCYGRWTCIANLNDVWASPSDENEKKSTKDKRAMKNVVNRHQQARDTTKKKAERRTTKKMPSLHRWTILRETVEIVDKLALLEEDLELRHRVETTLKEAYVVASRFRLGEWRRRFCARLTRLATLCGADGKNDEWLENDVGAAGGSDSAADETSPIVVKLRLDEEIEDLGKGSLEEYIGKVRRDSAAFSERLRRALSIPGKKSKRCYGNGVFRQCLARLCLISSDVALKEGRCDEAEKRAEEGLLLLHNDQCVEKRKGDVCECRCFFPSRPLSSQLFLSLIRTRLDSTQVIHDLIFSLHRLSGRCPVAFSNQVCQYLAYIFSGKNHATSAFYIHRSIAAALRNLAASRWSSEIRQLAKEDSSSTSRQNSLLHQKCLLSNVWGDAKEFQTKYVDSLPKGWVVCSISLLSSPSCEHFLAVSRLEANRQSIVRLTPIENHENCTSSQCMCVSASLKSFRDNFETFKRLSEKKSMRRKQKERINQRIEALCCRMEEDWLGASKCLCLGNLDVEDDGLLARCVEGICAKIKIGQAKRVVLEQYVNIILNAWPQMDETEVKEILREIVGAKFINQIFNLIEKKAKTVWCSTEPVARRPVILILDKSTHMLPWESLGILRGQTISRMPSLGLVFTHLYQMKCRMANSDRTYYVLNAGGESESLEKIYKANFEKRRGWTGITGVVPTQADLAFALSKHDVYLYFGHGNGSQYVHGTRIERMDCKALAVLMGCSSGRLKERGLFEPSGVVHSYLVAGCPAFVGNLWDLTVAEVVHMSDALLERLVENPIITSLPNLINDVREACPFRYLEGATPVCYGLPIFLDHN, from the exons ATGAGCTCGCCATTCAGTCCAAAACCGCTTCTAGAAGCTCTAAAAAACCGGAAAGCAGACGTGAAATCGATGCGAAGTCTAGTCGCGCAACTGCGAAGCGGAATGGGCAAGAAAATGCGAGTCGGGGCCCCAATCGTCGCCAAAGTGGCCGTCGATCTTCTCTACAACGCCGCCACGACTCGTCCGTCCGACGCAAACGACATCAAACGACtcgcaatcgacgtcatcgcttcggcggaggcggtggccagcgacgaagcgatggaATTTCGAAAACTACTTCtcatcgttgacgtcacgaacgaagcgacgaaacgatgcgAAGCGATGCGTGCCTGCATTCATCTTCTACGCGCCAAACGCCTCGTTTTCAACCTCGTCGAATGTCATCGTCTCGCGATGACGTTCGTGaatttattcaaaaattCGTCTTGTGGTCCCGAAATGAATCACGTGATTGAAATGGCTGGGAAATTGAGTTCGAGTCTCGTTGCATGGTGTAAGAGTCAAAAGGCGGCGGAGAATTCAAAATCGCTTGTTGAATTACTTCAAAAG GTTGGGCTTTATTCTCTTCACGCTGAGTGGTCGGCTCGCGTGGATGACGAGCAGGGTCTACGCGTTTTGGCTCGTCTCATACTCAGTGTGCCTCTTGAAGAAGTGAAATCAACGAGTGCCGTCCTGTTAAAGAATCTCATAAGACTTTGGGCGAATGAAATTAAAAAACG ggAAAAGTGGAAGTTTGTTTTCAATGTCTATTTGAAGAATGCGTCAAGGGAGTttacgaaagaagaagtagaGGGACTCATTGTATTGGCGAATTATGAACTTGACTGTTTCATGAAACTTGA TGCGTTGGTGGCCTGCGATTATCTTTTAAATGAAATGATAAAATTCTACAGTTGCATTGACGAGAAAATGGAATTGGTGAGAGCGTTGATCAAGCGATCACAGGTGACAATGACGTTGGAAAAATtaag CTTAGCCATTGAGCTCTGCTCCAAAGCAATGAGAATTCTACGAGAGAACGACTTGGAGGAGTCCGTTGGGGATGAAATGGCCTTATGCCACTTGTGGCTTTCTCTATATAAGTATGAGCAATTGGATAAAGACACAGGCA CTGTAAAAACGTTGACttttgatgacgatgacgatgatgatgacgatgcgATGAAGGGCTTCTATTGGAATCTGAAGGAAGCCTTGGAAATTTGGGAAACGTTGCCTTCGTGTCATTCAATTGAATCAACGGTTACGTGTCTAAAAATTGCGGCCTCActattttctctctttctccag CCGATTTTCGCTGTGAGGTGCTGTTTCCTCGCTTGGACGTTCTCCCAGCGGAGCGAAGAAGAGTCGTTGGGCTACTCCgctctcgttctcgccgcTTCTATTTTGCGCGCCAACGGCGAAGTGGAACGCGCCTACGATTTGATTAAAGCGACACAAGAACATCTAGCAGAGTCCGACGAAATCGCAGCGAGAATTGAAGAAAGCAAGATATTGGTTCTCTTAGGAAAA TTGGACGATGCTGAAGCGGTTCTAGTCCCTCTTCTCGAGTGtctaagaaacgaagaacaTCGCACGGAGAACGTCCGTATCGCCGAAGCTCAGCTACTCGGAATTCTGTCCGATTTAATTGGTGGCATAGAGAGCCAATCGAACGTCGActcgtctctcgtcgattgGCTACGAGAGGAATTGCAAATCGACGCTGTGGAGCCGGTCGACGTTTTACACTATTGCTACGGCAGGTGGACGTGCATCGCCAATTTGAACGACGTCTGGGCGTCTCCtagcgacgagaacgagaagaaatcaaCGAAGGACAAACGCGCAATGAAGAACGTCGTGAATCGACATCAACAGGCGCGCGacacgacgaaaaagaaggcgGAACGACGCACTACGAAAAAGATGCCGTCTCTTCATCGTTGGACGATTCTACGAGAAACGgtcgagatcgtcgacaaGTTGGCTCTCTTAGAGGAGGACTTGGAATTGCGtcatcgcgtcgaaacgacgctcaAAGAGGCGTACGTCGTGGcgagtcgttttcgcttgGGCGAGTGGCGTCGGCGATTTTGCGCGCGATTGACGCGTCTCGCGACGTTGTGCGGCGCCGACGGAAAGAACGACGAGTGgctcgagaacgacgtcggcgcggcGGGGGGATCGGATAGCGCGGCAGACGAGACAAGTCCAATCGTTGTCAAACTTCGTCTCGATGAGGAAATTGAGGATTTGGGGAAGGGCTCTTTGGAGGAATATATTGGGAAGGTTCGACGCGATTCCGCGGCGTTTTCTGAGcgacttcgtcgcgcgcTCTCCATTCCTGGAAAAAAGTCGAAGCGTTGCTATGGGAACGGCGTGTTTCGACAGTGCCTCGCCCGTCTTTGTTTGATTTCATCCGACGTTGCTTTGAAGGAGGGGAGATGCGACGAGGCTGAGAAGCGGGCGGAAGAAGGGCTCCTTCTTTTGCACAATGATCAGTGTGtggagaagaggaagggCGATGTTTGCGAATGTCGCTGTTTCTTTCCTTCGCGTCCTTTATCGTCACAACTCTTCTTGTCATTGATTAGGACTCGGTTGGATTCTACTCAAG TTATTCATGatctgattttttctcttcatcgtctGTCCGGTCGGTGTCCGGTGGCATTCTCCAACCAGGTCTGCCAATATCTTGCCTATATCTTCTCTGGCAAGAATCATGCTACTTCCGCCTTCTACATTCATCGATCAATCGCCGCGGCACTAAGAAATCTAGCTGCAAGCCGATGGAGCAGCGAAATAAG acaGTTGGCGAAGGAAGACTCATCATCGACTTCTCGCcaaaattctcttcttcatcaaaaATGCTTACTCTCCAATGTATGGGGCGATGCGAAGGAATTTCAAACGAAATACGTCGATAGTCTACCGAAAG GCTGGGTTGTCTGCTCAATTTCTCTCCTATCCTCGCCGTCTTGCGAGCATTTCCTAGCCGTTTCGCGTCTGGAAGCGAATCGCCAATCGATTGTTCGCTTGACTCCAATAGAAAACCATGAG AACTGCACGTCGTCTCAATGTATGTGCGTTTCTGCGTCGCTCAAGAGCTTTCGGGATAACTTCGAGACTTTCAAGAGGCTCAGCGAGAAGAAGTCGATGCGTAGAAAACAGAAGGAACGCATCAATCAAAGAATAGAG gctttgtgcTGTCGTATGGAGGAAGATTGGCTTGGCGCTTCCAAGTGTCTCTGTCTCGGTAATTTGGACGTTGAAGACGATGGGCTCTTGGCTCGTTGCGTCGAGGGAATATGcgctaaaattaaaattggaCAAGCCAAAAGGGTCGTTCTAGAGCAATACGTTAAC attattttAAATGCGTGGCCTCAAATGGATGAAACTGAAGTCAAGGAAATTCTTAGGGAAATCGTGGGCGCAAAGTTTATAAATCag ATATTTAATCttattgaaaagaaagccaaaACCGTTTGGTGTTCGACTGAACCGGTTGCTAGGCGACCCGTTATATTGATTCTTGACAAG TCGACTCACATGTTGCCTTGGGAGTCTCTTGGAATACTGAGAGGTCAGACGATTTCGAGGATGCCTTCCTTGGGTCTCGTTTTCACCCATTTGTATCAG ATGAAGTGTAGAATGGCGAATTCGGATCGAACGTACTACGTTCTCAATGCCGGAGGCGAATCGGAGTCGTTGGAAAAAATATACAAAGCCAATTTCGAAAA gaGACGTGGATGGACTGGTATAACCGGTGTCGTTCCTACGCAGGCCGATTTGGCTTTTGCCTTGTCGAAGCACGACGTGTATCT ctATTTTGGTCATGGAAACGGTTCTCAATACGTCCACGGAACGCGCATTGAACGAATGGACTGTAAGGCGTTGGCCGTTCTCATGGGATGCAGCAGTGGAAGACTCAAG GAGAGAGGTTTGTTTGAGCCGTCAGGCGTTGTGCATAGCTACCTTGTCGCTGGATG TCCGGCTTTTGTGGGGAATTTGTGGGATTTGACTGTGGCTGAAGTCGTCCACATGTCCGACGCTCTCTTGgagcgtctcgtcgaaaatcCAATCATCACCAGTTTACCGAATCTAATCAATGATGTGAGGGAGGCGTGTCCGTTTCGATATCTCGAAGGTGCCACGCCTGTATGCTACGGACTTCCGATTTTTTTGGATCACAATTAG
- the LOC136194147 gene encoding 26S proteasome complex subunit SEM1-like, which produces MASSSTNAPKQDLSLLEDDDEFEEFPVEDWTEKEENHGDQHVWEENWDDDNVEDDFSQQLRAEIEKHGHKTAQQPQPQPMQS; this is translated from the exons AtggcgtcttcgtcgaccaACGCGCCGAAACAGGATCTTAGTCTGctcgaggacgacgacgagttcgagGAATTTCCCGTAGAAG ATTggacagaaaaagaagaaaaccaCGGCGATCAGCACGTGTGGGAAGAGAACTgggacgacgacaacgtcgaagacgacttcTCCCAACAGCTACG AgccgaaattgaaaaacacGGCCACAAAACGGCTCAACAGCCCCAACCACAGCCCATGCAAAGCTGA